From the genome of Argentina anserina chromosome 4, drPotAnse1.1, whole genome shotgun sequence, one region includes:
- the LOC126790401 gene encoding uncharacterized protein LOC126790401, giving the protein MMKEYQTPLKDHARLPPKLSNRASSSKKTVPKKSLFSSIFEDLQVKHSVDSSPISLISLIDDINRDADVTQTLMTLPDPALSPSTESLFTSDLSPSSESTMSSHSSWTVATCGNDASKFGSMGAEVVASFLKQARTEVLNSAGVDAKSKKLLDALVEIVIEDLHTVPEERYRIAELISMKAKIRVVCLLLLILAIAVLFMFSSGSGRTFHGPLPT; this is encoded by the exons ATGATGAAGGAGTACCAAACCCCACTCAAGGACCATGCTCGTCTTCCTCCTAAGCTCTCCAATCGCGCCTCCTCCTCCAAGAAGACC GTTCCGAAGAAGAGCTTGTTTTCTTCAATCTTCGAAGATCTGCAAGTCAAGCACTCGGTGGACTCCTCTCCGATCTCTCTGATTTCTCTGATCGATGACATCAATCGCGATGCTGACGTCACTCAG ACTCTGATGACCCTGCCAGATCCAGCACTCTCACCTTCAACAGAGAGCTTGTTTACCTCTGATCTCTCTCCATCTTCAGAGTCCACAATGTCAAGCCATTCCTCTTGGACTGTTGCTACATGTGGAAATGATGCCTCTAAGTTTGGTTCTATGGGGGCTGAGGTAGTAGCAAGCTTTCTAAAGCAAGCTCGGACTGAGGTCTTGAACTCTGCTGGTGTGGATGCTAAATCCAAGAAGCTTCTGGACGCACTGGTTGAGATTGTTATAGAGGATTTACACACTGTGCCTGAAGAGAGGTACCGGATTGCTGAACTTATATCAATGAAGGCCAAAATACGGGTTGTGTGTCTTTTGCTATTGATCCTTGCAATAGCtgttttgtttatgttcaGCTCTGGATCTGGAAGAACTTTTCATGGACCACTGCCTACTTGA